The following coding sequences lie in one Cyanobacterium sp. Dongsha4 genomic window:
- the rplE gene encoding 50S ribosomal protein L5, with protein sequence MSKLKTYYQETIVPKLKEQFGYTNIHQVPKVTKVVINRGLGEASQNAKALESSLSELAVITGQKPVVTRAKKAIAGFKIRQGMPVGAMVTLRSDKMYAFLERLINLSLPRIRDFRGISPKSFDGRGNYSLGVKEQLIFPEIEYDSIDQIRGFDISIITTANTDEEGRALLKEMGMPFRDK encoded by the coding sequence ATGTCCAAATTAAAAACTTACTATCAAGAGACAATTGTTCCAAAATTAAAAGAGCAGTTTGGGTACACCAACATTCACCAAGTACCTAAAGTAACTAAAGTTGTTATTAACCGAGGTTTAGGGGAAGCATCACAGAATGCTAAAGCACTGGAGTCGTCTCTGAGTGAACTAGCTGTGATTACCGGACAAAAACCCGTTGTTACCCGTGCTAAAAAAGCGATCGCTGGTTTTAAAATTCGTCAAGGAATGCCTGTAGGGGCAATGGTGACACTTAGAAGCGATAAAATGTATGCTTTCTTAGAGCGTTTAATCAACCTTTCTCTCCCCCGAATCCGTGACTTTCGAGGCATTAGTCCTAAAAGTTTTGACGGTAGAGGCAACTATAGCTTAGGTGTTAAGGAACAACTCATCTTTCCTGAGATTGAGTATGATTCCATTGATCAAATTCGTGGTTTTGATATTTCTATCATTACCACCGCTAACACCGATGAGGAAGGACGCGCATTACTCAAAGAAATGGGTATGCCCTTTCGTGATAAATAA
- the rplR gene encoding 50S ribosomal protein L18 yields the protein MTINRKNLVKRRHLRIRKKVQGTPERPRLAVFRSNFHIYAQIIDDVAQHTLVAASTLDKELREKLSEASTSNCDASAEVGKLIAQRALSKGIDKVVFDRGGNLYHGRVKALADAARESGLNF from the coding sequence ATGACCATTAATCGTAAAAATCTCGTTAAGCGTCGTCATTTACGCATCCGTAAAAAAGTTCAAGGTACTCCTGAGCGTCCTCGGTTAGCGGTTTTCCGCTCTAACTTTCACATCTACGCTCAAATTATTGACGATGTTGCTCAACATACCTTAGTTGCGGCTTCTACCCTTGACAAAGAGTTAAGAGAAAAATTAAGTGAGGCTTCCACTTCTAACTGTGATGCGTCAGCAGAAGTTGGTAAATTAATCGCTCAAAGAGCATTATCTAAAGGCATTGATAAAGTGGTATTTGATCGCGGTGGTAATCTTTATCACGGACGAGTAAAAGCCCTTGCTGATGCCGCTCGTGAATCAGGTCTTAACTTCTAA
- the rpsQ gene encoding 30S ribosomal protein S17 codes for MAVKERVGVVVSNKMDKTAVVAVENRSPHPKYRKIVVKTKKYKAHDEQNQCLEGDRVRIRETRPLSKTKRWEIAEIISRKAL; via the coding sequence ATGGCAGTAAAAGAAAGAGTGGGGGTAGTTGTCAGCAACAAAATGGATAAAACCGCAGTAGTTGCCGTTGAAAATCGTTCCCCTCACCCCAAATACCGCAAAATTGTCGTTAAAACGAAAAAATACAAAGCTCACGACGAACAGAACCAATGTTTAGAAGGCGATCGCGTGAGAATCAGAGAAACTCGTCCCCTCAGCAAAACCAAACGTTGGGAAATCGCTGAAATAATTAGTCGTAAAGCTCTATAG
- the rplN gene encoding 50S ribosomal protein L14, whose amino-acid sequence MIQQQSYLNVADNSGARKIMCLRVLSTGNCTYGGIGDVIIAVVKDAIPNMAVKKSDIVRAVIVRTKHSLRRESGMSIRFDDNAAVIINKDNNPRGTRVFGPVARELRDKNFTKIISLAPEVI is encoded by the coding sequence ATGATTCAACAACAAAGTTATCTCAATGTAGCTGATAACAGTGGTGCTCGTAAGATTATGTGCTTAAGGGTTTTATCCACTGGTAACTGTACCTACGGAGGCATTGGAGATGTTATTATCGCCGTAGTAAAAGACGCCATCCCTAACATGGCTGTAAAAAAATCCGATATTGTCCGTGCGGTTATTGTAAGAACTAAACATTCTTTGCGCCGTGAGAGCGGTATGAGCATTCGTTTTGACGACAATGCCGCCGTGATTATTAATAAAGACAACAACCCCAGAGGAACTCGTGTGTTCGGTCCTGTAGCTCGTGAGTTACGTGACAAAAACTTCACCAAAATTATTTCTCTGGCACCGGAGGTAATTTAA
- the rpsS gene encoding 30S ribosomal protein S19, protein MSRSLKKGPFVADSLLSKIEKLNSKGDKQVVKTWSRASTIIPQMIGHTIAVHNGRQHVPIFITDQMVGHKLGEFAPTRTFRGHAKSDKKAKR, encoded by the coding sequence ATGAGTCGTTCACTGAAAAAAGGGCCTTTTGTTGCCGACAGCTTACTCTCCAAAATTGAAAAATTGAACAGTAAAGGAGATAAGCAAGTAGTTAAAACTTGGTCAAGAGCCTCTACTATTATTCCCCAAATGATTGGTCACACTATTGCTGTTCATAATGGCCGTCAACACGTTCCTATCTTTATCACTGATCAAATGGTAGGACACAAGTTAGGGGAATTTGCACCTACTCGTACATTTCGTGGTCACGCTAAAAGTGACAAAAAAGCGAAACGTTAA
- the rpmC gene encoding 50S ribosomal protein L29, protein MAYKSIAEARNLSDEELTAEITSGKQKLFQLRLAQTTGRLEKPHEFKHTRRWVAQLLTIQTERQKGIVRKTTSNTQA, encoded by the coding sequence ATGGCTTATAAAAGCATTGCCGAAGCAAGAAACTTAAGCGATGAGGAATTGACCGCAGAAATTACCTCTGGGAAACAAAAACTCTTTCAATTAAGACTTGCTCAAACCACTGGACGTTTAGAAAAACCCCATGAGTTCAAGCACACCAGACGCTGGGTTGCTCAATTGCTCACCATCCAGACTGAACGTCAAAAAGGAATTGTCAGAAAAACCACTAGCAATACTCAAGCATAG
- the rplV gene encoding 50S ribosomal protein L22 yields MEVDTSQEVKAIARYIRMSPFKVRRVLNQIRGRSYREALILLEFMPYRACEPIVKVLRSAVANAENNQGLDPNDLVISQAFADGGPTLKRYRPRAQGRAYQIRKRTCHITVAVAPMA; encoded by the coding sequence ATTGAGGTAGATACCTCCCAAGAAGTAAAAGCGATCGCCCGTTATATCAGAATGTCACCCTTCAAGGTGAGACGGGTATTGAACCAAATTCGTGGGCGTAGCTATCGAGAAGCCTTAATCCTCCTCGAGTTTATGCCCTATCGTGCTTGTGAGCCAATTGTTAAAGTCCTTCGCTCTGCTGTAGCTAATGCAGAAAATAATCAAGGCTTAGATCCCAATGACTTAGTCATTTCTCAAGCCTTTGCTGACGGTGGACCTACCTTAAAGCGCTACCGTCCTAGAGCGCAGGGTCGTGCTTATCAAATCCGTAAGCGCACCTGTCATATTACCGTGGCAGTAGCTCCAATGGCATAG
- the rpsH gene encoding 30S ribosomal protein S8 gives MPAHDTISDMLTRIRNACAVRHSTVAIPSTRMTRNIADVLQEEGFIGGYEEVGEGVKKNIVVSLKYKGRNRQPVIHNIRRVSTPGLRVYSKKKDLPRVLGGIGVAIISTSSGIMTDREARKQGIGGEILCYVW, from the coding sequence ATGCCAGCACACGACACTATTTCAGATATGCTGACTCGTATTCGTAACGCCTGTGCGGTACGTCATTCCACCGTTGCTATTCCTAGTACGAGAATGACCCGTAATATCGCCGATGTACTCCAAGAAGAAGGATTCATCGGTGGTTATGAAGAAGTAGGTGAAGGAGTCAAGAAGAATATCGTTGTTTCCTTGAAATACAAAGGAAGAAATCGTCAACCCGTAATCCATAACATTCGCCGAGTAAGCACCCCTGGTTTAAGGGTTTACAGCAAGAAAAAAGACTTACCCAGAGTCTTAGGCGGTATTGGCGTAGCCATTATTTCCACCTCTAGCGGTATCATGACCGATCGAGAGGCAAGAAAACAAGGCATTGGCGGTGAAATCCTTTGCTACGTTTGGTAA
- the rpsC gene encoding 30S ribosomal protein S3, whose amino-acid sequence MGQKVHPIGFRLGITKEHSSCWYADKRNYPKLLQEDHKIRQYIDKNLANASIADVKIERKADQIDLSIHTARPGVVVGKGGQGIEKIRTDLQALLKNQRQFRVNVIEVTNVDASAALMAEFLTSQLERRVSFRRVVRQAIQRAQKAEVLGIKIQVSGRLNGAEIARTEWIREGRVPLHTLRANIDYCYKTASTIYGILGIKVWIFKGEIIPGEENLNLTANRNKPSRKKPRRQKFEDRSE is encoded by the coding sequence ATGGGACAAAAAGTACATCCAATTGGTTTTCGACTCGGTATTACCAAAGAACATTCTTCTTGCTGGTATGCCGATAAAAGAAATTACCCAAAACTTCTTCAAGAAGATCACAAAATTCGTCAGTACATTGACAAAAACTTAGCAAACGCTAGTATTGCTGATGTCAAAATTGAGCGTAAAGCAGACCAAATTGACCTTTCTATTCATACTGCCCGTCCTGGAGTTGTTGTAGGAAAAGGTGGTCAGGGTATTGAAAAAATCCGTACCGATTTACAAGCTCTCCTCAAGAATCAGCGTCAGTTCAGAGTTAATGTAATTGAGGTAACTAACGTTGATGCTAGTGCCGCTTTAATGGCAGAGTTTTTAACTTCACAATTGGAAAGACGTGTCTCTTTCCGTCGTGTGGTCAGACAAGCCATTCAAAGAGCACAAAAAGCAGAAGTGTTAGGGATCAAAATTCAGGTCAGTGGTCGTCTCAACGGTGCTGAAATTGCTCGTACTGAGTGGATTAGAGAGGGGCGTGTTCCTCTTCATACCCTAAGAGCTAACATTGATTACTGTTACAAAACCGCTAGTACTATCTACGGTATTTTAGGGATTAAAGTTTGGATTTTCAAAGGTGAAATCATCCCCGGTGAAGAAAACTTGAATCTCACTGCCAATCGTAACAAACCCTCACGGAAAAAACCCCGTCGTCAAAAATTTGAGGATCGCTCTGAATAG
- the rplP gene encoding 50S ribosomal protein L16 translates to MLSPRRTKFRKQHRGRMKGNAYRGNSINFGDFALQAIEPCWITSRQIEAARRAITRYVRRGGKLWIRVFPDKPVTMRPAETRMGSGKGNPEFWVAVVKPGRIMFEIAGIPEATAREAMRLAAQKLPIKTKFITRAEEY, encoded by the coding sequence ATGTTAAGTCCAAGAAGAACTAAATTCCGCAAACAACATCGGGGCAGAATGAAAGGGAATGCCTATCGTGGTAATTCCATTAATTTCGGTGATTTTGCACTTCAGGCGATCGAACCTTGTTGGATTACATCCCGCCAAATTGAAGCCGCAAGACGGGCTATTACCCGTTATGTTCGCAGAGGCGGTAAACTTTGGATTCGTGTCTTTCCTGATAAACCCGTTACTATGCGTCCTGCTGAAACCCGTATGGGTTCTGGTAAAGGTAATCCTGAATTTTGGGTAGCCGTAGTCAAACCCGGTCGCATCATGTTTGAGATTGCTGGTATTCCCGAAGCAACCGCAAGAGAAGCTATGCGTTTAGCGGCTCAAAAGTTACCCATTAAGACCAAATTTATTACCAGAGCGGAGGAATACTAA
- the rplO gene encoding 50S ribosomal protein L15, with protein sequence MKLHQIAPNPKSKKRRRRIGRGISAGQGASGGFGMRGQKSRSGTGTKPGFEGGQMPLYRRVPKLKHFKIINPKNFTIINVEKLANLAPNTEVTLESLMDQGIVTANDGPLKILGNGEINVALNIKAAAWSKSAQAKIEAAGGSISSTSTQTESSNND encoded by the coding sequence ATGAAACTTCATCAAATAGCGCCCAATCCCAAATCTAAAAAACGTCGTCGCCGTATCGGTAGAGGTATTTCTGCTGGACAAGGTGCTAGCGGCGGTTTTGGGATGAGAGGTCAAAAATCTCGTTCTGGTACAGGTACTAAGCCGGGGTTTGAAGGGGGTCAAATGCCTCTTTATCGTCGTGTACCTAAATTAAAACACTTCAAGATCATCAATCCTAAGAATTTCACCATTATCAATGTGGAGAAATTGGCTAATTTAGCTCCTAATACTGAAGTGACTTTAGAGTCTTTAATGGATCAAGGTATTGTTACAGCTAATGATGGTCCTTTAAAAATCTTAGGTAACGGTGAAATCAACGTTGCTCTGAATATTAAAGCTGCGGCTTGGAGTAAATCTGCTCAAGCGAAAATAGAAGCGGCCGGAGGTTCTATCTCCTCTACTTCGACTCAAACTGAGTCAAGCAATAATGACTAA
- the rpsE gene encoding 30S ribosomal protein S5 yields the protein MAKEQERKGKQRKRNKEKKDNSWQERVVQIRRVSKVVKGGKKLSFRAIVVVGNEKGQVGVGVGKAGDVINAVRKAVSDGKKHIVNVNINKSNSITHVSTGMAGGSQVFMRPAAPGTGVIAGGAVRTVLELAGIKNILAKQQGSNNPLNNARAAINALQQIRSFSSVAKERDIPLEQIFS from the coding sequence ATGGCAAAAGAACAAGAACGCAAAGGCAAACAAAGAAAACGTAATAAGGAAAAAAAAGACAACTCTTGGCAAGAAAGAGTAGTACAAATTCGCCGAGTTAGTAAGGTTGTGAAAGGGGGTAAAAAACTTAGCTTCCGTGCGATCGTTGTTGTCGGTAACGAAAAAGGACAAGTGGGCGTAGGTGTTGGTAAAGCAGGAGATGTTATCAACGCTGTGCGTAAAGCTGTTTCTGACGGTAAAAAACATATTGTTAACGTTAACATTAATAAATCTAACTCCATTACTCACGTTAGTACTGGCATGGCTGGAGGATCTCAAGTATTTATGCGTCCTGCCGCTCCCGGTACTGGGGTAATTGCGGGGGGAGCAGTGCGTACTGTGTTAGAGTTAGCAGGTATTAAAAATATCTTGGCAAAACAACAGGGATCTAATAATCCTTTAAACAACGCAAGAGCGGCAATCAATGCCCTTCAACAAATTCGTAGTTTCTCCTCTGTTGCCAAAGAAAGAGATATTCCTTTAGAACAAATTTTCTCCTAA
- the rplF gene encoding 50S ribosomal protein L6 has translation MSRIGKRPITIPTKVEVTIDGQLVQVKGPKGDLSRTLPALVTLTQEGQEIKVVRDNDSRKARERHGLCRTLVDNMIQGVSQGFEKKLEIQGVGYRAQAQGSKLTLNVGYSKPVEMEMPQGISVAVNNNTEVVVSGIDKELVGNVAAKIRAVRPPEVYKGKGIRYAGEYVRRKVGKAGKK, from the coding sequence ATGTCTCGTATTGGAAAACGTCCTATCACGATACCAACCAAAGTAGAGGTGACTATTGACGGGCAATTAGTTCAAGTCAAAGGACCTAAAGGTGATTTATCAAGAACCTTACCAGCTTTGGTAACTCTCACTCAAGAGGGACAAGAAATCAAAGTAGTTCGGGATAACGATTCCCGTAAAGCCAGAGAAAGACATGGATTGTGTCGCACTTTGGTAGATAACATGATCCAAGGCGTTAGCCAAGGATTCGAGAAAAAACTAGAAATTCAAGGGGTTGGTTATCGGGCTCAAGCTCAAGGGTCAAAACTTACTCTTAACGTGGGTTATTCTAAGCCAGTAGAAATGGAAATGCCTCAAGGTATCTCCGTTGCCGTTAATAACAATACTGAAGTTGTTGTTTCTGGTATTGATAAAGAATTAGTGGGAAATGTTGCCGCTAAAATTCGTGCCGTTCGTCCCCCTGAAGTATATAAAGGTAAAGGTATTCGCTACGCTGGTGAATATGTAAGACGTAAAGTAGGTAAAGCAGGTAAGAAATAA
- the rplX gene encoding 50S ribosomal protein L24 codes for MRSLKTSKQKPARYKMHVKKGDTVQVISGKDKGKVGEILQAIPSDSTVIVKGVNIRTKHQKPRQEGESGQIVTYEAPIHSSKVMLYSEKEKVASRINYVITEEGKKVRKLKKTGEIID; via the coding sequence ATGAGATCATTAAAAACAAGCAAACAAAAACCCGCCCGTTATAAAATGCACGTCAAAAAGGGTGACACCGTGCAAGTAATCTCTGGCAAAGACAAGGGTAAAGTTGGTGAAATTCTTCAAGCCATCCCTAGTGACAGCACTGTTATTGTTAAGGGAGTAAATATTAGAACTAAACACCAAAAACCTCGTCAAGAAGGAGAATCTGGGCAAATTGTTACCTATGAAGCTCCTATTCATAGTTCTAAAGTGATGCTTTATTCTGAAAAAGAAAAAGTAGCTAGTCGCATTAATTATGTGATCACAGAGGAAGGCAAAAAAGTAAGAAAACTGAAAAAAACAGGCGAAATAATTGATTAA